In the Lampris incognitus isolate fLamInc1 chromosome 11, fLamInc1.hap2, whole genome shotgun sequence genome, one interval contains:
- the LOC130121213 gene encoding gamma-crystallin M3-like, with amino-acid sequence MTTTSMTMGKIIFYEDRNFQGRSYECMSDCPDMSSYLSRCHSCRVESGCFMVYERPNFMGNQFFMRRGEYSDYQNLMGMSGGIRSCRMIPMHRGQFRMRIYERENFGGQTSELMDDCDNIMERFRMSDCQSSNVLEGHWLLYEQPQFRGRMIYLRPGEHRSFMNMGLSGMRIMSMRRITDMC; translated from the exons ATGACTACCACCAGCATGACCATGGGCAAG atcatcttctatgAGGACAGGAACTTCCAGGGTCGTTCCTATGAGTGCATGAGCGACTGCCCCGATATGTCCTCCTACCTGAGCAGGTGCCACTCCTGCAGGGTGGAGAGCGGCTGCTTCATGGTTTATGAGAGGCCCAACTTCATGGGAAACCAGTTCTTCATGAGGAGGGGAGAGTACTCTGACTACCAGAACCTGATGGGAATGAGCGGAGGCATCAGGTCTTGCCGTATGATCCCCATG CACAGGGGCCAGTTCAGGATGAGGATCTACGAGAGGGAGAACTTTGGTGGTCAGACATCTGAGCTGATGGATGACTGTGACAACATCATGGAGCGTTTCCGCATGTCTGACTGCCAGTCCTCCAACGTGCTGGAAGGCCACTGGCTCCTGTACGAGCAGCCCCAGTTCAGAGGCAGGATGATCTATCTGAGGCCCGGAGAGCACAGGAGCTTCATGAACATGGGCCTGAGCGGCATGAGGATCATGAGCATGAGGCGTATCACTGATATGTGTTAA
- the LOC130121212 gene encoding gamma-crystallin M3-like: MLGKIIFYEDKNFQGRSYETSSDCPDMSSYLSRCHSCRVESGCFMVYDHTNFMGQQYFLRKGDYSDYQNMMGFNDCIRSCRLIPMHRGTFRVKIYEKENFGGQMHELMDDCESIQDRYNMSDCKSCHVMEGHWLIYELPHYRGRMMYIRPGEYRNLDEMGHSAMRFNSMKRITDSC, encoded by the exons ATGCTTGGAAAG ATCATCTTCTACGAGGACAAAAACTTCCAGGGTCGGTCCTATGAGACCAGCAGCGACTGCCCTGATATGTCCTCCTACCTGAGCAGGTGCCACTCCTGCAGGGTGGAGAGCGGCTGCTTCATGGTCTATGACCACACCAACTTCATGGGTCAGCAGTATTTCCTAAGGAAAGGAGACTACTCTGACTACCAGAACATGATGGGCTTCAATGACTGCATCAGGTCCTGCCGTCTTATCCCCATG CATAGGGGAACCTTCAGAGTCAAGATCTATGAGAAGGAGAACTTTGGAGGCCAGATGCACGAGCTGATGGATGACTGCGAGTCCATCCAGGATCGCTACAATATGTCTGATTGCAAGTCTTGCCATGTGATGGAGGGGCACTGGCTGATTTATGAGCTGCCCCACTACAGAGGCAGGATGATGTACATAAGACCTGGAGAGTACAGGAACCTCGACGAGATGGGACACAGTGCAATGAGATTCAATTCCATGAAAAGGATCACTGACTCCTGCTAA
- the LOC130120827 gene encoding gamma-crystallin M3-like: protein MTMGKIIFYEDRNFQGRSYETSSDCADMSSFLSRCHSCRVESGCFMVYDRSNYMGNQYFVRKGEYSDYQRMGMSDCIRSCRMIPMHRGQFRMRIYERENFGGQMHELMDDCDSMVDRFHMSDMQSCNVMDGHWLMYEQPHFRGRMIYVKPGEYRNLRDMGTSGMKPMSMRRIMDSCY, encoded by the exons ATGACCATGGGCAAG ATCATCTTCTACGAGGACAGGAACTTCCAGGGTCGTTCCTATGAGACCAGCAGCGACTGCGCTGACATGTCCTCCTTCCTGAGCAGGTGCCACTCCTGCAGGGTAGAGAGCGGCTGCTTCATGGTCTATGATCGTTCCAACTACATGGGCAACCAGTACTTTGTTAGGAAGGGAGAGTACTCTGACTACCAGCGTATGGGCATGAGCGACTGCATCAGGTCCTGCCGCATGATCCCCATG CACAGGGGCCAGTTCAGGATGAGGATCTACGAGAGGGAGAACTTCGGCGGCCAGATGCACGAGCTGATGGATGACTGTGACTCCATGGTGGATCGTTTCCACATGTCCGACATGCAGTCCTGCAACGTGATGGACGGCCACTGGCTGATGTACGAGCAGCCCCACTTCAGAGGCAGGATGATCTACGTGAAGCCTGGAGAGTACAGGAACCTCAGAGATATGGGCACCAGTGGCATGAAGCCCATGAGCATGAGGCGCATCATGGATTCCTGTTACTAG